A window from Pleuronectes platessa chromosome 6, fPlePla1.1, whole genome shotgun sequence encodes these proteins:
- the LOC128441967 gene encoding polymeric immunoglobulin receptor isoform X1 produces MNVCYTLICCFFLYDVSAEILTYSANEGETIRVEYPFYWDYGRRMFCRGRCEAGDVLIETEENEARNGRYSIKYEPGFIEGDLSVTITHLSKSDSGTYQCGLGSNSSSFRYHEFQIIVTDAQLDGSSEVKQLYKRSGGDVTVRCFFTNPKGSKYFCREECGETKNVLIQTSGDEDQSGRYSIKYYSRSEGGGGFLFLTITQLISSDSGRYRCSIGEESHRDFEVIVRDVSTTTSPSSSSSFTRSSASPETTNQSEDQTPETTGADTLSNKNLILTVRLTLVVLVVLLSGAALIFCRKRTNRPRGEATEAPVETDPASVPEPDPVYEDFRDEGRNPAAVEISPDYSYVKYNTTQPVTAGDDYSFVTAATSQHNADDSSG; encoded by the exons ATGACGTCAGCGCAGAGATCCTCACCTACTCAGCTAATGAAGGAGAAACCATCAGAGTCGAATATCCCTTCTATTGGGATTACGGAAGAAGGATGTTCTGTCGGGGACGATgtgaagcaggagatgttctcattgaaacagaagaaaatgaagCGAGGAACGGACGATACAGCATCAAATATGAACCAGGTTTCATTGAAGGAGATCTGTCAGTGACCATCACACATCTGAGCAAGTCTGACTCTGGAACGTACCAGTGTGGCCTCGGCAgtaattcttcttcttttaggTATCATGAGTTTCAGATCATCGTCACTGATG CTCAGCTGGACGGAAGCTCTGAAGTTAAACAGCTCTATAAGAGAAGTGGAGGAGACGTCACTGTTCGATGTTTCTTCACTAACCCCAAAGGAAGTAAATACTTCTGCAGAGAAGAATGTGGAGAGACCAAGAACGTTCTCATCCAAACAAGTGGTGACGAAGATCAAAGCGGCAGATACAGCATCAAGTATTATTCAAgatctgaaggaggaggaggatttctgTTTTTGACCATCACACAGCTCATCAGCTCCGACTCAGGACGCTACAGATGTTCTATTGGTGAAGAATCACACAGAGACTTTGAAGTCATTGTCAGAGATG TCTCCACAACAACATCTCCCAGTTCCAGCTCCAGTTTCACACGTTCATCAGCTTCACCTGAAACCACCAACCAGTCTGAGGACCAGACACCTGAGACCAC AGGAGCTGATACGCTCTCCAACAAGAACTTGATTCTGACTGTGAGACTGACGCTGGTCGTACTGGTCGTCCTGTTATCAGGGGCCGCACTGATATTCTGCAGAAAAAGGACTAACAGACCCAGAGGTGAGGCCACag AAGCTCCGGTGGAGACGGATCCTGCTtctgtccctgag CCCGACCCCGTGTACGAGGATTTCAGAGACGAGGGCCGAAatcctgctgctgtggaaatCTCTCCAGATTATTCTTACGTCaagtacaacacaacacaaccagtcACAGCCGGTGATGACTACAGCTTTGTCACTGCTGCTACTTCTCAGCACAAT gcTGACGACAGCTCAGGTTGA
- the LOC128441967 gene encoding polymeric immunoglobulin receptor isoform X2: MNVCYTLICCFFLYDVSAEILTYSANEGETIRVEYPFYWDYGRRMFCRGRCEAGDVLIETEENEARNGRYSIKYEPGFIEGDLSVTITHLSKSDSGTYQCGLGSNSSSFRYHEFQIIVTDAQLDGSSEVKQLYKRSGGDVTVRCFFTNPKGSKYFCREECGETKNVLIQTSGDEDQSGRYSIKYYSRSEGGGGFLFLTITQLISSDSGRYRCSIGEESHRDFEVIVRDVSTTTSPSSSSSFTRSSASPETTNQSEDQTPETTGADTLSNKNLILTVRLTLVVLVVLLSGAALIFCRKRTNRPREAPVETDPASVPEPDPVYEDFRDEGRNPAAVEISPDYSYVKYNTTQPVTAGDDYSFVTAATSQHNADDSSG; encoded by the exons ATGACGTCAGCGCAGAGATCCTCACCTACTCAGCTAATGAAGGAGAAACCATCAGAGTCGAATATCCCTTCTATTGGGATTACGGAAGAAGGATGTTCTGTCGGGGACGATgtgaagcaggagatgttctcattgaaacagaagaaaatgaagCGAGGAACGGACGATACAGCATCAAATATGAACCAGGTTTCATTGAAGGAGATCTGTCAGTGACCATCACACATCTGAGCAAGTCTGACTCTGGAACGTACCAGTGTGGCCTCGGCAgtaattcttcttcttttaggTATCATGAGTTTCAGATCATCGTCACTGATG CTCAGCTGGACGGAAGCTCTGAAGTTAAACAGCTCTATAAGAGAAGTGGAGGAGACGTCACTGTTCGATGTTTCTTCACTAACCCCAAAGGAAGTAAATACTTCTGCAGAGAAGAATGTGGAGAGACCAAGAACGTTCTCATCCAAACAAGTGGTGACGAAGATCAAAGCGGCAGATACAGCATCAAGTATTATTCAAgatctgaaggaggaggaggatttctgTTTTTGACCATCACACAGCTCATCAGCTCCGACTCAGGACGCTACAGATGTTCTATTGGTGAAGAATCACACAGAGACTTTGAAGTCATTGTCAGAGATG TCTCCACAACAACATCTCCCAGTTCCAGCTCCAGTTTCACACGTTCATCAGCTTCACCTGAAACCACCAACCAGTCTGAGGACCAGACACCTGAGACCAC AGGAGCTGATACGCTCTCCAACAAGAACTTGATTCTGACTGTGAGACTGACGCTGGTCGTACTGGTCGTCCTGTTATCAGGGGCCGCACTGATATTCTGCAGAAAAAGGACTAACAGACCCAGAG AAGCTCCGGTGGAGACGGATCCTGCTtctgtccctgag CCCGACCCCGTGTACGAGGATTTCAGAGACGAGGGCCGAAatcctgctgctgtggaaatCTCTCCAGATTATTCTTACGTCaagtacaacacaacacaaccagtcACAGCCGGTGATGACTACAGCTTTGTCACTGCTGCTACTTCTCAGCACAAT gcTGACGACAGCTCAGGTTGA